One Brevibacillus choshinensis genomic window carries:
- a CDS encoding DUF3147 family protein: MIDYLIKFVLGGSIVVLATYFSKTKNIFLSGIITTLPIITLLNMMLQIKYMNTQEFHLAQRSGILGAFGLVLFVASCYVLTTWVRPVYAILFGILILFLYFWMYKQVAG; encoded by the coding sequence ATGATTGACTATTTGATCAAATTTGTGTTAGGCGGTTCCATCGTAGTCTTGGCCACTTATTTCAGCAAAACGAAAAACATTTTTCTATCCGGAATTATTACGACCCTTCCTATCATTACCCTGCTGAACATGATGCTCCAGATCAAATACATGAACACACAAGAATTCCACTTGGCGCAAAGAAGCGGCATTCTCGGAGCATTCGGACTGGTTCTTTTCGTTGCTTCCTGCTACGTCTTGACCACCTGGGTACGGCCTGTGTATGCCATTCTTTTTGGGATCCTCATTCTCTTCCTGTATTTTTGGATGTACAAACAAGTTGCCGGATGA
- a CDS encoding MerR family transcriptional regulator, whose protein sequence is MLYTVKEVSSMSKVTIKALHHYHKIGLLMPQQVSEAGYRLYGTAELERLQEILFYRELDFPLEQIKVLLDRPVDRSSILSEQRALLKDKVRRMSVIMETLEKTIRAVEAGEPMDKKELFAGFQSEKEWESALSEQKEYLRETYQVELETTPINVPEMNAQAIEAASFMNDMACALTDGVKHTEESIRERIREHLAFLNQHGHSVTKQDFVNQTRFFLQDDFHLRMLEDQQVGLAYYLAVAAEAYAAG, encoded by the coding sequence GTGCTGTATACGGTAAAAGAAGTTTCTTCGATGTCCAAGGTCACGATCAAAGCCTTGCATCATTACCACAAGATCGGACTTCTGATGCCGCAGCAAGTGAGCGAGGCGGGATATCGGCTTTACGGAACGGCCGAATTGGAACGGCTTCAGGAAATCTTGTTCTACCGTGAACTTGATTTTCCCCTGGAGCAAATCAAAGTGCTGCTGGACCGGCCGGTAGATCGCTCCAGTATCTTGTCCGAGCAAAGGGCGTTACTGAAGGATAAAGTGCGCAGGATGAGTGTGATCATGGAAACGCTGGAGAAAACGATACGGGCAGTGGAGGCGGGAGAACCAATGGATAAAAAAGAACTGTTTGCAGGGTTTCAAAGTGAAAAGGAGTGGGAGAGTGCACTGTCGGAGCAAAAAGAGTATCTGCGAGAAACGTACCAAGTCGAACTCGAGACGACACCCATCAATGTGCCGGAGATGAATGCGCAGGCGATTGAAGCGGCTTCATTTATGAACGATATGGCGTGCGCGCTGACAGATGGTGTCAAACATACAGAAGAGAGCATCCGTGAGAGGATCCGTGAGCATCTCGCCTTTCTCAATCAGCATGGGCATTCCGTCACCAAACAGGATTTTGTGAATCAGACCCGGTTTTTCCTGCAAGACGATTTCCACCTTCGTATGCTCGAGGACCAGCAGGTTGGGCTGGCGTACTATTTAGCGGTAGCAGCGGAAGCGTATGCTGCGGGGTAG